The following are encoded in a window of Rosa chinensis cultivar Old Blush chromosome 4, RchiOBHm-V2, whole genome shotgun sequence genomic DNA:
- the LOC112200757 gene encoding transmembrane protein 230 produces the protein MAYVDHAFSITDEDIMMETSYTVNNKPPIKEIALAVALLITGTLGIVIGSLMAYNRVGGDKAHGMFFAILGGILFIPGSYYTRIAYYAYKGYKGFSFSNIPPV, from the exons ATGGCGTATGTAGATCACGCATTCTCCATCACCGACGAAGACATAATGATGGAGACCTCCTACACCGTCAACAACAAGCCTCCGATCAAAGAGATCGCTCTCGCCGTCGCCCTTCTCATCACCGGCACCCTCGGCATTGTCATCGGCTCCCTCATGGCCTATAACCGCGTCGGCGGCGACAAAGCTCACG GAATGTTCTTTGCGATTCTTGGTGGGATCTTGTTCATTCCGGGCTCCTATTACACAAGAATTGCTTACTATGCttacaaaggttacaaaggctTCTCTTTCTCCAACATACCACCTGTGTAG